In Legionella sp. PATHC035, a genomic segment contains:
- the fliF gene encoding flagellar basal-body MS-ring/collar protein FliF: MALADSASTVAAKFANLSIARQIGLLVGIAASIAIGLGVVLWSRDPNYVPLYTQMNARDAAEVVSALERNGIDFKIDGNNSMVMVAADNLQNVRLKLAMEGLPREPVGSEELFSSSNAFNSSQFMENARYKQALEAELARTISKFNDIKSARVHLAIPRESAFVRDAHEPSASVFLDVYSGLELKKHTIAAIVNLVASSIPNLSASRVTVVDQDGQLLNEGGGQTLFSDTERFLDYRQNLEHQYAQKIQDILTPILGYGRVRAKVSADVDFTSYEQTQEMFNPEQPSLRSEQTMEEKRSASNDAVGVPGTLSNIPQNNPALAPKNAPPKNAPPAQAASDSNQSTDLRTQSTKNFELDKTVSHTKNQPGTIKRLSVAVLVDNRAVMDEKTKKMTKTPLTAKEIDQIKLLVADAIGLNAQRGDSLNVINSDFVKPDPIAAIPEERFWQKEIFWSIVKQAAAAVFVLALIFGVLRPMLKTLASNRNVVSVASDDQPIGDLTYDGTISIKDANDYESQLNLLRQVVDKEPKRVAQVVKNWVDRG; encoded by the coding sequence ATGGCATTGGCTGATAGTGCATCAACGGTAGCAGCAAAATTTGCAAATCTATCTATTGCCCGACAAATTGGTTTATTAGTAGGCATTGCTGCAAGCATAGCAATTGGTCTAGGGGTGGTGTTATGGTCACGCGATCCGAATTATGTGCCTTTATACACCCAAATGAATGCGCGTGATGCAGCTGAGGTGGTCTCTGCACTGGAACGTAATGGTATTGATTTCAAGATTGACGGGAACAACAGCATGGTTATGGTTGCAGCAGATAACCTGCAAAATGTGCGTCTTAAATTGGCAATGGAAGGATTACCCCGAGAGCCGGTAGGTTCAGAAGAGCTATTTTCCAGTTCCAACGCGTTTAATAGCAGCCAATTTATGGAGAATGCACGTTATAAACAGGCCTTGGAAGCAGAGTTGGCACGTACTATAAGTAAGTTTAATGACATTAAATCAGCCCGAGTCCATCTCGCAATTCCACGCGAGTCCGCTTTTGTCCGTGATGCTCATGAACCCAGTGCTTCTGTATTTCTTGATGTCTATTCTGGTTTGGAGCTGAAAAAACATACGATTGCTGCTATTGTGAATTTAGTTGCATCCAGTATCCCCAACTTATCTGCTAGTCGGGTTACCGTGGTTGATCAGGATGGGCAGTTATTAAATGAGGGGGGTGGACAAACTCTTTTTTCAGATACTGAGCGCTTTCTGGATTACAGACAAAATTTGGAACATCAATATGCGCAAAAGATTCAAGATATTCTAACGCCAATACTGGGTTATGGTCGTGTTAGAGCAAAAGTTTCTGCTGATGTCGACTTTACCAGTTACGAGCAAACCCAAGAAATGTTTAATCCCGAACAGCCTTCTCTACGTAGTGAACAGACTATGGAAGAAAAGCGTAGTGCTTCAAATGATGCGGTAGGTGTCCCTGGCACTTTATCGAATATACCGCAAAATAATCCAGCTCTTGCTCCCAAGAATGCGCCCCCTAAAAATGCACCACCAGCGCAAGCAGCATCTGATTCCAATCAATCCACTGATTTACGTACGCAAAGTACCAAAAATTTCGAGTTGGATAAAACAGTGAGTCATACCAAAAATCAGCCAGGAACAATTAAACGACTCTCTGTAGCCGTTTTGGTTGACAATCGAGCTGTAATGGATGAAAAGACCAAAAAGATGACGAAAACGCCTTTGACCGCAAAGGAAATAGATCAAATTAAATTACTGGTTGCTGATGCCATTGGGTTAAATGCTCAACGAGGTGACAGTTTGAATGTAATCAATTCTGATTTTGTTAAACCCGATCCGATTGCCGCTATTCCTGAGGAGCGTTTTTGGCAGAAAGAGATTTTCTGGTCCATAGTGAAGCAAGCGGCCGCAGCTGTATTTGTCTTAGCACTAATTTTTGGTGTGTTAAGACCCATGCTGAAGACATTAGCAAGTAACCGAAACGTTGTGAGTGTTGCGAGTGATGATCAGCCTATAGGTGATTTAACCTATGATGGGACAATCTCAATCAAAGATGCAAATGATTATGAATCACAATTAAATTTATTACGTCAAGTTGTTGATAAGGAACCCAAACGGGTAGCACAGGTTGTTAAAAATTGGGTTGATCGGGGGTAG
- the fliG gene encoding flagellar motor switch protein FliG, whose translation MDGIERAAILLLSMGEKNAAEVLRHLEPRQVQKVGVAMTTLSNVTKAKMENVLVEFTSAIGEQTSLTVDTEHYLRTVLIEALGLEKATPFIDRILVSDKDSGLNRLKWLDGRLIADVIRNEHPQIIATILIHLDSEQAAEVVRYFSVEKRSEVLLRMCNIDTVKPEAISELGQVIEKQLSGQKVSKTASVGGIKSVADVINYFDGAMEEEVLNKIKDWDEELSEKIRDKMFVFENLVDMDDRSMQTLLRDVTPEQLKLALKGTTELTKEKIFSNMSKRAADLLREDIELQGPVKVVDVERAQRDILAIAKSLSEEGKIALGSKGGDEMI comes from the coding sequence ATGGATGGAATAGAGCGTGCAGCCATATTGTTATTAAGTATGGGTGAAAAAAATGCTGCAGAAGTATTAAGACATCTAGAGCCAAGGCAAGTACAAAAGGTTGGTGTTGCAATGACGACACTCAGTAATGTGACTAAGGCTAAAATGGAAAATGTTTTGGTTGAATTTACCAGTGCGATTGGGGAGCAGACGAGCTTAACAGTAGATACAGAGCATTATTTACGTACAGTACTCATTGAGGCATTGGGATTAGAAAAAGCGACTCCATTTATCGATCGAATTCTTGTATCTGATAAAGACAGTGGCCTTAATCGCTTAAAGTGGTTGGATGGTCGGTTAATTGCTGATGTGATTCGTAACGAACACCCGCAGATTATAGCAACCATATTAATTCACCTGGATAGTGAACAAGCAGCTGAAGTAGTACGCTATTTTAGTGTGGAAAAAAGATCGGAAGTTTTATTACGCATGTGCAATATCGATACGGTTAAGCCCGAGGCGATTTCAGAGCTAGGACAAGTCATTGAAAAGCAACTCAGTGGTCAAAAGGTCAGTAAAACTGCCTCAGTAGGAGGCATTAAGAGTGTTGCGGATGTGATAAACTATTTCGATGGTGCAATGGAAGAAGAAGTGCTGAATAAAATCAAAGATTGGGACGAGGAACTCAGCGAAAAAATCCGTGATAAAATGTTCGTATTTGAGAATTTGGTTGATATGGATGATCGAAGTATGCAAACTTTATTGCGTGATGTGACTCCTGAACAATTAAAATTGGCTTTAAAAGGGACTACTGAACTCACCAAAGAAAAAATATTTTCTAATATGTCCAAACGTGCTGCTGACTTATTGCGTGAAGACATTGAATTACAAGGTCCGGTTAAAGTAGTTGATGTAGAACGGGCTCAACGTGATATATTAGCCATAGCAAAAAGTCTCTCCGAAGAAGGTAAGATTGCACTGGGTTCTAAAGGTGGCGATGAGATGATTTAG
- a CDS encoding flagellar assembly protein FliH yields MSDEFEPFLKKKGSNQGFSAWEYESILNNEAKVEVNEEERFLAECERLKNEAIEKGYAEGMQRAQAEIDEKRKQFVRWFDILKNPVKLIDEQVTQEIIQTVIWLSQYCIGVELSEHPDQLKNLLHNIKSELPSVKAYKVLAMHPEDVKWVQNEFGEKDIDGLHEILVADPGLSRGDFYLKGDYSELDGRIHTRLTTLFAKYITEDKPIAPNIDQD; encoded by the coding sequence ATGTCAGATGAATTTGAACCCTTCTTAAAGAAAAAAGGGAGTAATCAAGGGTTTAGTGCTTGGGAATATGAATCAATTCTCAATAATGAAGCGAAGGTAGAAGTCAATGAGGAAGAGCGTTTTCTCGCAGAATGTGAACGATTAAAAAATGAAGCTATCGAAAAAGGTTATGCCGAGGGAATGCAACGGGCGCAGGCTGAAATCGATGAGAAGAGAAAACAGTTTGTGCGTTGGTTTGATATATTAAAAAATCCGGTAAAACTGATCGATGAACAAGTAACACAAGAAATAATTCAAACAGTAATTTGGTTAAGCCAGTATTGTATTGGAGTTGAATTATCTGAACATCCTGATCAATTAAAAAACTTGCTCCATAACATCAAATCCGAATTACCCTCCGTAAAAGCCTACAAAGTACTTGCCATGCATCCTGAAGATGTGAAGTGGGTTCAAAATGAGTTTGGTGAAAAGGACATCGACGGATTACATGAAATTTTAGTAGCAGATCCCGGATTAAGTCGAGGTGATTTTTATCTAAAGGGCGATTATAGCGAATTAGATGGTCGGATACATACTCGTTTAACGACCTTATTTGCCAAATATATAACTGAAGATAAGCCGATTGCACCTAATATAGATCAGGATTGA
- the fliI gene encoding flagellar protein export ATPase FliI yields the protein MKIYESRLVKILPEIREKEQLGLLHCGRISRAVGLTLEANGFNQPVGARCFITIDESHSIEAEVVGFGNDRVYLMSIGAIQGLAPGMIITPTGRVAQVEVGNQLLGRVVNGSGVLIDGGPHLELNETYPLISPAINPLKRAVIDTPLDVGIRAINGLLTVGRGQRIGLFAGSGVGKSVLLGMMTRFTKADVIVVGLIGERGREVKEFIEVNLGSEGLKRAVVVAAPADESPLMRLHGAKVATSIAEYFRDQGKHVLLLMDSLTRFAQAQREIALSIGEAPATKGYPPSVFAQLPKLVERAGNGEPGSGSITAFYTVLTEGDDLQDPIADAARAILDGHIVLSRSIAEEGQYPAIDLEASISRVMQTIVSEQQIADMLLFKKNLSLYEKNKDFILLGAYTKGSDPNLDKAIQARDKIREYMEQGMNERFDFKESIEMLSHLASSFGVKG from the coding sequence ATGAAAATTTACGAGTCTCGTTTGGTTAAAATACTGCCAGAAATTCGCGAAAAAGAGCAACTGGGATTATTGCATTGTGGTCGAATAAGTCGGGCTGTAGGGCTCACCCTAGAGGCCAATGGTTTTAATCAGCCTGTTGGCGCACGTTGTTTTATTACTATCGATGAATCACATAGTATTGAGGCGGAAGTAGTTGGCTTTGGAAATGATCGTGTTTATTTGATGTCCATAGGTGCTATCCAGGGTCTTGCTCCAGGTATGATTATTACGCCAACTGGACGTGTTGCTCAAGTTGAGGTAGGAAATCAACTATTAGGACGGGTTGTCAATGGTTCGGGAGTACTTATAGATGGCGGCCCTCATCTTGAGTTAAATGAAACGTATCCTTTAATCAGCCCCGCCATTAATCCTTTAAAAAGAGCGGTTATTGATACCCCTTTAGATGTGGGCATACGTGCAATTAATGGATTACTTACGGTAGGTCGTGGTCAGCGAATAGGGTTATTTGCCGGCTCGGGAGTAGGAAAATCTGTATTGTTAGGGATGATGACTCGTTTTACCAAAGCAGATGTAATCGTTGTTGGATTGATTGGTGAGCGAGGTAGAGAAGTCAAAGAATTTATTGAAGTAAATTTAGGTTCTGAAGGCTTAAAACGCGCAGTTGTTGTAGCCGCACCAGCAGATGAAAGTCCTCTGATGCGATTACATGGTGCAAAAGTCGCTACAAGCATTGCGGAGTATTTTCGTGATCAAGGCAAACACGTCTTACTCCTCATGGATTCTTTAACTCGTTTTGCGCAAGCACAAAGGGAGATTGCTCTCTCAATAGGTGAAGCACCGGCAACCAAAGGTTATCCACCCTCAGTATTTGCCCAATTACCCAAGCTCGTTGAGCGTGCAGGTAATGGAGAACCAGGAAGTGGTTCGATTACAGCATTTTATACCGTGTTAACTGAAGGTGACGACTTACAAGATCCTATTGCGGATGCCGCGCGCGCTATTTTGGATGGGCATATCGTTTTAAGTCGATCTATTGCTGAAGAAGGACAATATCCTGCTATTGATTTGGAGGCTTCTATTAGTCGAGTAATGCAAACTATAGTATCTGAGCAACAGATTGCTGATATGTTATTATTCAAAAAGAACTTATCACTTTATGAAAAGAATAAAGATTTCATTTTGCTGGGTGCTTATACCAAAGGAAGTGATCCAAATCTTGATAAGGCCATTCAAGCTAGAGATAAAATTCGAGAATACATGGAACAAGGCATGAATGAGCGGTTTGATTTCAAGGAAAGTATCGAGATGTTATCCCATTTAGCCTCATCTTTTGGAGTTAAAGGATGA
- the fliJ gene encoding flagellar export protein FliJ, whose protein sequence is MSQRLERLKQLLQIKKDATHAAYQDLLKAQEQFKQNKMKHEQLVNYRQDYLKQVEKIGEQGTVIARLRNRIDFISHLDTALIQLNAHLAYLGKVRAKAELNYKQAKISEEGVSHLVERVNKSEQIKLQRIEQKENDEYAQKQWYSKNINE, encoded by the coding sequence ATGAGTCAGCGACTAGAGCGTTTAAAACAACTTCTACAAATTAAAAAGGACGCAACTCATGCTGCGTACCAGGATCTTTTAAAAGCTCAAGAACAATTTAAACAAAATAAAATGAAACATGAACAACTAGTGAATTATCGACAGGATTACTTAAAGCAAGTTGAGAAAATTGGTGAACAAGGAACGGTGATTGCTCGATTACGGAATCGCATCGATTTTATTAGCCATTTGGATACAGCTTTAATACAATTGAATGCGCATTTGGCTTATTTAGGAAAAGTTCGCGCTAAGGCTGAACTGAATTATAAACAAGCGAAAATTTCTGAAGAAGGAGTGAGTCACTTGGTAGAGCGGGTCAATAAGAGCGAACAGATTAAATTACAGCGCATTGAGCAAAAAGAAAATGATGAGTATGCGCAAAAGCAATGGTATAGTAAAAACATCAATGAGTAA
- a CDS encoding YhdP family protein, whose translation MRKSNGIVKTSMSNRTRSVNKVLKRIWISIAVFIIFMAVLSSIFRSLTPWAKEYKSDVEHHLSILIGQPVTIQTMETGWYWFQPVLKLNQVTLGDDSSHNFRINKLLVGINLFKSLWSWQIQPGVLYIDDMHLNLREIDHHWSIDGVTTDSINSSDMTPEKTKQILIWLSQQEHLIIRRVSAYFHFSDGGLIPVNGLNISVANSSGHYKFKGEARLEQTSSTDFQLLGDGYFDPEHVEDIEGQFYFSAKNIVPAQWQSLFPKATQHLEGGKGNINLWLDVHHGAVSSVQAQVSFKRLAWRLLNNQQSQLIQSFFANLSWKPDTAGWQLHIDPIKLRIGGVAWPENQLLVKYNREQQSYLFYVKSLIIESLLSNAINWPKSIQSLLDMKPQGVLKDTQVLITLNDNVSVIPPIPFFSTVANEHSQSESLTAQAVNPNNINTMQKSKSMFSINDYSMNYFLTRFEQIGWDAKDSIPQVRNLSGVINWQPDQGRLELDSENTSIKVRGYPEQTLTILNGALDWKELSDGLRISMERFVINQPELTLSMQGAVDQVTRHSVGHIRFGAEFAGKNWQQWTVFLPKKHMKPKLYLWLKNDVKRIANASGKVRVNGLAKDFPFDDNTGEFVIESYASGGEIAINSQWKVVKEIDGYIHLKNRNLDIDIVHANFQGVPTKDMHLRIADIGKNKENLLVNGTIDSSVQKMMNYVLASPLKHKLSLLKMLSIKGSALLNLSVLVPLYPENDEVLAKGNVTFKKNTIMVNYELAQFAVRNLAGHLMFNETGVTDSYLFADILGHPMNIKIQSVKLPNPATTIAINGKCSVDSLKSQFKLPLFDLVAGSFDANALLKLSDKPTEADSISFTSSLEGLDVNLPAPLGKKSNAKAPLELNLELKAKKVIRVRGHYDKRLSSDLLFKNSKEGYEFDSGQLRLGSENAVNQNLPGLSVVGNLPGFDLEEWKEIYNQFSSEKTNSSILSNLRIINVTIEKFGFLKQQFNTMVVKAKILPNKDWSFNLQQKNIAADLIYHPPANELSGHVRYLHLDKIDTAGDDRAEATEFHPNQIPNLNLRIDNLSVGKVQIGDLTLKSQSTAEKWKMNYCQINSPVYQLNAQGEWTQKENLNQTNLDIKLNITNLAKTLERWNVTPAVHAKKGYMEFHGGWKNSVDQFSLASLKGTMYLQLKNGRITHLSKETEEKLDLGKLLSILSLQTIPRRLQLDFSDLAHQGYSFDIFQGTFVVDKGIMGTQDSYLDGPVAYAGMKGDLDLVKHTYDLNLKISPHITASLPVVATIAGGPVAGVAAWVANKIINQGMQKISGYSYKISGPWNEPVVQQLNIVKKLVKKEEQS comes from the coding sequence ATGCGCAAAAGCAATGGTATAGTAAAAACATCAATGAGTAATCGAACACGTAGCGTGAACAAAGTACTTAAAAGAATTTGGATTTCTATAGCTGTCTTCATCATTTTTATGGCTGTATTATCCAGCATATTCCGCTCTTTAACCCCTTGGGCAAAAGAATATAAAAGTGATGTAGAGCATCATTTATCCATTTTAATAGGACAACCTGTAACCATTCAAACAATGGAAACAGGTTGGTATTGGTTCCAGCCCGTGCTTAAATTGAATCAGGTCACTTTGGGTGACGATTCCTCACATAATTTTCGTATCAATAAATTGCTAGTGGGCATTAACTTATTTAAATCATTATGGAGTTGGCAGATACAGCCGGGGGTTCTCTATATTGATGATATGCATCTCAATTTGAGAGAAATAGATCATCATTGGTCTATCGATGGTGTTACTACAGACTCAATCAATAGCAGTGATATGACTCCAGAGAAAACCAAACAAATTTTGATCTGGCTATCCCAGCAAGAACATTTAATTATCAGACGCGTTTCAGCTTATTTTCATTTTAGTGACGGGGGATTGATTCCTGTTAATGGTTTAAACATATCAGTAGCAAATAGTAGTGGACATTATAAGTTCAAGGGTGAGGCACGACTTGAACAAACAAGCAGCACTGATTTTCAACTCTTGGGTGATGGATACTTCGACCCTGAGCACGTTGAGGATATTGAAGGACAGTTTTATTTTTCTGCCAAAAATATAGTACCTGCACAGTGGCAAAGTCTATTTCCGAAAGCCACACAACATTTAGAGGGCGGTAAGGGCAATATTAATTTATGGCTTGATGTGCATCATGGTGCAGTGTCTTCAGTACAAGCACAGGTATCCTTTAAGCGACTTGCTTGGCGGCTTTTGAATAATCAACAAAGCCAGCTTATTCAATCATTCTTTGCTAATCTTTCCTGGAAACCTGATACGGCGGGTTGGCAGCTGCATATTGATCCAATCAAATTACGTATTGGTGGCGTGGCTTGGCCTGAGAATCAATTATTAGTTAAATACAATAGGGAACAACAAAGTTACCTATTTTATGTAAAATCACTCATTATTGAATCCTTGTTGTCCAATGCCATTAACTGGCCGAAAAGCATCCAGAGTTTATTGGACATGAAACCACAGGGAGTCTTAAAAGATACTCAGGTTCTTATAACATTAAATGATAATGTTTCAGTTATTCCTCCTATTCCATTTTTTAGTACGGTTGCAAATGAGCACTCACAATCAGAATCCTTAACTGCTCAGGCTGTAAATCCAAATAACATTAATACAATGCAAAAAAGCAAAAGCATGTTTTCCATCAATGACTATTCAATGAATTATTTTCTAACACGCTTTGAGCAGATAGGATGGGATGCCAAAGACAGTATTCCCCAAGTTAGAAATCTTTCTGGAGTGATTAATTGGCAACCTGACCAAGGACGTCTAGAGCTTGATTCCGAAAACACATCGATTAAAGTGAGGGGATATCCTGAGCAAACATTAACCATACTCAATGGCGCCCTTGACTGGAAGGAATTAAGTGATGGCTTACGAATTAGTATGGAGCGATTTGTAATTAACCAACCTGAGTTGACATTAAGTATGCAAGGCGCCGTCGATCAAGTGACTCGCCATTCTGTGGGGCATATTCGTTTTGGTGCAGAGTTTGCTGGCAAAAATTGGCAGCAATGGACCGTGTTTCTACCTAAAAAACACATGAAACCTAAATTGTATCTCTGGCTCAAAAATGATGTGAAACGCATCGCAAATGCTAGTGGAAAAGTGAGAGTTAATGGTTTAGCAAAAGATTTTCCCTTTGATGACAACACAGGCGAATTCGTCATAGAGAGCTATGCGAGCGGAGGGGAGATTGCAATTAATTCCCAATGGAAGGTTGTAAAAGAGATTGATGGATATATTCATTTAAAAAATCGTAACCTAGATATTGATATAGTTCATGCTAATTTTCAGGGGGTACCTACAAAAGATATGCACCTACGCATTGCTGATATAGGTAAGAATAAAGAAAACTTATTGGTAAATGGCACAATTGATTCATCAGTACAAAAAATGATGAATTATGTTTTAGCTTCCCCACTGAAGCACAAGTTATCTCTTTTAAAAATGCTTTCGATTAAAGGTTCAGCCTTACTTAATTTAAGTGTACTCGTTCCGTTATATCCAGAAAATGATGAGGTACTTGCTAAGGGGAATGTAACATTTAAAAAAAATACGATAATGGTCAATTATGAGTTAGCTCAATTTGCTGTACGAAATTTAGCGGGTCATTTGATGTTTAATGAAACTGGAGTAACGGATAGTTACTTGTTCGCTGATATCTTGGGGCACCCAATGAATATCAAAATACAATCAGTTAAATTGCCAAATCCCGCGACAACGATTGCTATTAATGGAAAGTGCTCTGTTGACTCATTGAAGAGTCAATTTAAATTGCCCTTATTCGATCTAGTGGCTGGTTCCTTCGATGCGAATGCTTTATTAAAGTTAAGTGATAAACCTACAGAGGCGGATAGCATTAGTTTTACCAGTTCTTTGGAGGGACTCGATGTTAACTTACCCGCACCTTTGGGTAAAAAATCAAATGCAAAAGCACCCTTAGAGTTAAACCTTGAACTCAAGGCGAAAAAAGTAATTCGTGTTCGCGGTCATTACGACAAACGTTTAAGTTCTGATTTGTTGTTTAAAAATTCCAAGGAAGGTTATGAATTTGATTCTGGGCAATTGCGATTAGGCAGTGAAAATGCTGTAAATCAGAATTTACCTGGACTTTCTGTTGTCGGTAATTTACCAGGATTTGATTTAGAAGAATGGAAAGAAATATACAATCAATTTTCTTCAGAAAAAACCAACAGCTCTATCTTATCTAATTTGCGAATTATCAATGTAACTATAGAGAAATTCGGTTTTTTGAAACAACAATTTAATACAATGGTTGTTAAAGCAAAAATATTACCCAATAAAGATTGGTCTTTTAATTTACAACAAAAAAATATTGCAGCGGATTTAATTTATCATCCACCTGCAAATGAATTAAGCGGCCATGTTCGTTATTTACACTTGGATAAAATTGATACTGCAGGTGATGATCGTGCTGAAGCAACCGAATTTCATCCGAATCAAATACCAAACCTCAATTTACGCATTGACAATTTATCCGTGGGGAAAGTGCAAATTGGTGATTTAACCTTAAAAAGCCAATCGACAGCTGAAAAATGGAAAATGAACTATTGTCAAATCAATTCTCCGGTATATCAGCTTAATGCTCAGGGCGAATGGACTCAAAAAGAGAATTTAAATCAGACTAATCTTGATATAAAACTGAATATTACTAATTTAGCTAAAACGTTAGAACGTTGGAATGTAACACCTGCTGTGCATGCCAAAAAAGGATATATGGAGTTTCATGGTGGTTGGAAAAATAGTGTGGATCAATTTTCTCTTGCGTCTCTTAAAGGAACCATGTATCTACAACTTAAAAATGGAAGAATTACTCATTTAAGCAAGGAGACCGAAGAAAAATTAGATTTGGGTAAATTATTAAGTATCCTCAGCTTGCAGACTATACCGCGACGCTTGCAGCTGGATTTCAGTGATTTAGCTCATCAGGGATATAGTTTTGATATTTTTCAGGGAACTTTCGTTGTGGATAAAGGAATTATGGGGACACAAGACAGCTATCTTGATGGTCCTGTCGCTTATGCAGGCATGAAAGGAGATCTTGATTTGGTCAAACATACTTATGATCTGAATTTGAAAATTTCGCCACACATTACCGCAAGTTTGCCTGTTGTGGCGACTATTGCGGGTGGTCCTGTAGCCGGTGTTGCTGCTTGGGTAGCGAATAAAATTATTAATCAAGGGATGCAAAAAATTTCTGGATACAGTTATAAAATTTCAGGGCCATGGAATGAGCCTGTTGTGCAACAACTTAATATTGTAAAAAAATTAGTAAAAAAGGAAGAGCAGAGCTGA